The Pseudophaeobacter arcticus DSM 23566 genome includes a region encoding these proteins:
- a CDS encoding beta-ketoacyl-ACP synthase: protein MTNTPGASDIGISHSTLVSCLGRGRTPHVTALRDGTSGLREDHNLDLPFSCFLGEVDDLTALCFPVELSAYDNRANRLALAALESDGFFQAALATRENWGATRCGIVVGTSTAGVEMLERVYRARDDDAPMPESYSMRHHDSQQAVAAFLQDYLDFQGPSYSISTACSSSAKALVDAYQLIEAGLCDAVLVGGVDSLCLTSLNGFESLELISRSPCKPCDSNRDGLSIGEAAAFLIVERDSKNSIRVSGFGESSDGTNMSTPPEDGAGAAAAIRQALQRAGLTAGEIDYVNLHGTATIVNDAAEAQAVSSVIGADVPASSLKGAIGHTLGAAGAAEAVLSLYALEEGIIPGNPGLEQLDPKVLPNVAAQCRNAPLKHVVSNSFGFGGSNCALVFSR, encoded by the coding sequence ATGACGAATACACCAGGTGCCTCTGATATCGGCATTTCCCATAGCACGCTTGTTTCCTGCCTGGGCCGGGGACGTACTCCCCATGTGACCGCGCTACGTGATGGCACCTCCGGATTGCGCGAAGACCATAACCTGGACCTGCCCTTCAGTTGTTTTCTCGGTGAAGTTGATGACCTGACCGCCCTCTGCTTTCCAGTAGAGTTGAGCGCCTATGATAACCGGGCCAACCGCCTGGCCCTGGCCGCACTGGAAAGCGATGGTTTTTTTCAGGCTGCCCTGGCAACGCGGGAAAATTGGGGCGCGACACGCTGTGGCATTGTCGTGGGCACCTCCACTGCGGGCGTTGAGATGCTGGAACGTGTTTATCGCGCGCGCGATGATGACGCTCCAATGCCCGAAAGCTATTCGATGCGCCATCATGACAGCCAACAGGCCGTTGCGGCTTTCCTGCAGGACTATCTGGATTTCCAGGGTCCAAGCTATTCGATTTCAACCGCCTGCTCCTCCTCTGCAAAGGCCTTGGTAGACGCCTATCAACTCATCGAGGCCGGTCTTTGTGACGCGGTTCTGGTTGGCGGAGTCGACAGTCTCTGCCTGACTTCGCTCAATGGGTTTGAATCCCTGGAACTGATCTCACGCAGCCCCTGCAAACCCTGTGACAGCAACCGTGATGGCTTGTCCATCGGTGAGGCCGCAGCCTTTTTGATCGTCGAACGCGACAGTAAGAACAGCATCCGAGTGAGTGGTTTTGGCGAAAGCTCGGATGGAACCAATATGTCCACCCCTCCCGAAGACGGCGCCGGTGCCGCCGCAGCAATCCGTCAGGCGCTACAGCGTGCCGGCCTCACCGCAGGGGAAATCGACTACGTTAATCTGCATGGGACAGCCACGATTGTGAATGACGCCGCAGAAGCACAGGCCGTCAGCTCGGTGATCGGCGCTGACGTCCCCGCCTCCTCGCTGAAAGGCGCGATTGGTCATACCCTGGGCGCCGCTGGTGCCGCAGAGGCCGTGCTGAGCCTCTATGCGCTGGAAGAAGGCATTATTCCGGGCAACCCCGGCCTCGAACAATTGGACCCCAAAGTCCTGCCAAATGTCGCAGCGCAGTGCCGCAACGCGCCTTTGAAGCATGTCGTCAGCAACTCATTTGGCTTTGGCGGATCGAACTGCGCATTGGTGTTCAGCCGATGA
- a CDS encoding MMPL family transporter, with protein MMRIILAVLGLIGVMLLLAPWVTISSDTEALVIGDNAGLPSLTDGAGLDVLVALSHPQVAQRNKAAKAIAQHLRQDTLVSEVLVTTPAPSEEFDNWIWENRLQLAPPDQMDLTNQRMARRLTEAKEYFSDAASIVFGDRFLRDPTGSYWRIIKRFESPKGAFPVEDGVWQSSDNSAAILHIRLAQHPFDARAIKDWSVALRDLAAQKGVTVHLLGVRVIAAETTQFNSAASARASILASVLLVLWLIWSLRSVLLVVHAFLPLALGVAAAIGVVNLVFGSVHIVALAFGGVLLGLALDYPIHVMAHHGNRRSKANRLILLGAATTGLSFLAMVGSQVPALVQTGIFILVGLSVAAITSVVMPVPRKAEIRGVALSAFSFYLPAKAWVEATLIVAGLVTVVLFNRQPPIALFEPPEHIRSELAELNEKLDLPSSTYAIDVAGETLSALLENEVQLAAKLDQAIEDGDLQSYQMLSQWLAPSRALRSSVSDFHTQAELALEQAGMAVAFAEQQTLEFERALLAPGLQPEDLSRFPELQGLARRLSISEGRWQERVELILPKGRSRLDLPITTPGAELVDLLAPIRQTMTDLRRRISFWLCAGLLCGMGLLAVGLGSRREALRIFRTCCAVLGGSACIIIAIYGAFSIFHIVAMALVVGIGVDYDLILTGTKGDKDSKTSAKSVFVCAGSTLIAFLVLSLSEVQILHQIGATVAIGLMLMLFLTLAQTKRNEDL; from the coding sequence ATGATGCGGATTATCCTGGCTGTTCTTGGCTTGATTGGGGTGATGTTACTCCTGGCTCCCTGGGTAACGATCAGTTCCGACACCGAGGCCTTGGTCATCGGGGACAATGCCGGGCTTCCCTCTCTCACTGACGGGGCTGGGCTGGATGTGCTTGTCGCCCTAAGCCACCCCCAGGTCGCCCAGCGCAACAAAGCGGCAAAAGCAATTGCACAGCACCTGAGACAAGACACGCTGGTAAGTGAAGTCCTTGTCACCACCCCGGCCCCCTCGGAGGAATTTGACAACTGGATCTGGGAGAACCGGCTCCAGTTAGCCCCCCCTGATCAGATGGATCTGACAAACCAGCGCATGGCCCGGCGGCTCACCGAGGCAAAAGAGTATTTTTCCGATGCCGCCAGTATAGTGTTTGGGGACCGCTTTTTGCGTGACCCCACTGGCAGCTATTGGCGTATTATCAAACGGTTTGAGAGCCCTAAAGGCGCCTTCCCGGTCGAAGACGGGGTTTGGCAATCCAGCGACAACTCTGCTGCAATTCTGCATATCCGCCTGGCACAGCACCCCTTTGACGCCCGGGCGATAAAGGATTGGTCTGTGGCGCTGCGTGACCTCGCAGCACAAAAGGGCGTGACTGTGCATCTGCTGGGGGTCCGGGTCATCGCCGCCGAGACCACCCAGTTCAATTCCGCAGCCTCGGCGCGGGCCTCAATATTGGCCAGCGTGCTTTTGGTTCTTTGGCTGATCTGGTCGCTACGCTCCGTTCTTCTGGTGGTGCATGCCTTTCTCCCCCTCGCCCTGGGTGTGGCTGCAGCAATTGGTGTGGTCAATCTGGTATTTGGCTCGGTGCATATTGTTGCCCTGGCCTTTGGTGGCGTTCTTTTGGGATTGGCGCTGGACTATCCGATCCATGTCATGGCCCATCACGGCAACCGCCGCAGCAAGGCCAACAGGTTGATCCTGCTGGGCGCCGCAACCACGGGGCTGTCCTTTTTGGCCATGGTTGGCTCACAGGTTCCTGCCCTGGTTCAAACCGGGATCTTTATTTTGGTTGGGCTATCCGTCGCCGCCATTACATCCGTCGTGATGCCCGTGCCGAGAAAGGCAGAAATCAGGGGCGTCGCGCTGAGCGCCTTTAGCTTTTACCTGCCTGCCAAGGCCTGGGTCGAGGCCACGCTCATTGTGGCGGGTCTCGTCACGGTGGTATTGTTCAATCGACAGCCCCCCATTGCCCTGTTTGAACCGCCAGAGCACATCCGCTCTGAGCTGGCTGAGCTGAATGAAAAACTGGATCTGCCCTCCAGCACATATGCCATCGACGTAGCGGGCGAAACGCTGAGCGCGCTTCTTGAAAACGAGGTGCAACTGGCAGCAAAACTGGATCAGGCAATCGAAGACGGGGATTTGCAGTCCTATCAGATGCTCTCTCAATGGCTCGCGCCATCGCGGGCGCTTCGCAGCTCGGTTTCCGATTTCCATACCCAGGCCGAATTGGCGCTGGAACAGGCGGGCATGGCCGTCGCCTTTGCCGAGCAACAAACCCTCGAGTTTGAACGCGCCCTCCTGGCCCCGGGCCTGCAGCCGGAAGACCTGAGCAGGTTCCCGGAATTGCAGGGCCTGGCCAGGCGGCTTTCGATCTCGGAAGGGCGCTGGCAGGAAAGGGTTGAGCTGATATTGCCAAAGGGCCGCTCCCGGTTGGATCTTCCCATCACCACACCTGGCGCTGAGCTGGTCGATCTACTGGCCCCAATTCGCCAAACCATGACAGATCTGCGCCGTCGCATTTCCTTCTGGCTCTGTGCAGGGTTGCTCTGCGGTATGGGGCTGCTGGCTGTTGGGCTGGGTAGCCGGAGGGAAGCGTTGCGCATTTTCCGCACCTGCTGTGCGGTTCTGGGCGGCAGCGCCTGTATCATCATCGCGATTTACGGTGCGTTCAGCATCTTTCACATCGTGGCTATGGCTCTTGTTGTGGGAATTGGCGTGGATTATGATCTCATCCTGACCGGTACGAAGGGAGACAAAGACAGCAAGACCTCTGCCAAATCAGTCTTTGTATGCGCGGGATCCACCTTGATCGCCTTCCTTGTCCTCTCTCTCTCTGAAGTTCAGATCCTTCATCAGATAGGTGCAACAGTGGCTATTGGACTGATGTTGATGCTGTTTTTGACCCTTGCACAGACAAAGCGAAATGAAGACCTATGA
- a CDS encoding LpxL/LpxP family acyltransferase, which produces MAEQASRGEQASSWTKAREAGSLWQLRFMRLLATRPPSLIYVPLLWVISLIFAIDKRRLSTRASIAFLTRILGRTPTLSERMRHARTFSHAFFDRVRLLGRGVDQFTVSMRGAEPIQELVKQGKGAVLLGAHYGSFEALRALDRELPGLSVRYMMFTKHAGKSTRVLEGINPEVSEKIIALENGPMAMIQVSDALSSGEFVAILGDRLPDATVRAKQDVSFLGDDIQVPISPYLTAMAARVPIILSFARWESRNHYAAEFTPFYDGAPVPRPERAKAAARMAQDYAKALEGWCRVDPFNWFNFFDIWRR; this is translated from the coding sequence ATGGCTGAACAGGCATCACGAGGGGAGCAGGCTTCCAGCTGGACCAAAGCCCGAGAAGCTGGGTCTTTGTGGCAGCTGAGATTCATGCGGCTACTGGCAACCAGGCCACCAAGCCTCATTTACGTGCCTTTGCTCTGGGTGATATCGCTGATCTTTGCGATCGACAAACGGCGGCTGAGTACCCGCGCCTCGATCGCTTTTCTCACCCGCATTCTAGGCCGCACACCAACGCTATCCGAACGCATGCGGCACGCCAGGACCTTCAGTCATGCCTTCTTTGACCGGGTTCGGCTGCTGGGGCGCGGGGTTGACCAGTTTACAGTGTCAATGCGCGGTGCGGAGCCTATTCAAGAGCTCGTGAAGCAGGGCAAAGGGGCCGTGTTGCTGGGCGCGCATTACGGTAGTTTTGAGGCGCTCAGAGCGCTGGATCGTGAACTCCCGGGCCTGTCGGTTCGCTATATGATGTTCACAAAACACGCCGGGAAAAGCACCCGTGTGCTGGAGGGGATCAACCCGGAGGTCAGCGAGAAAATCATCGCGTTGGAGAATGGGCCGATGGCCATGATCCAGGTCTCTGACGCCCTGAGCAGCGGCGAGTTTGTGGCCATTTTGGGAGATAGGCTGCCCGATGCAACGGTGCGTGCAAAACAGGATGTTTCCTTTCTGGGCGATGATATACAAGTGCCAATATCACCCTACCTGACTGCAATGGCAGCCAGAGTTCCAATAATCCTCAGTTTCGCCAGATGGGAATCCAGAAACCACTATGCCGCTGAATTCACGCCGTTCTATGATGGGGCACCTGTGCCACGACCCGAGCGCGCCAAAGCCGCCGCACGCATGGCGCAGGACTACGCAAAAGCTCTTGAAGGCTGGTGCCGCGTCGATCCTTTTAACTGGTTCAACTTCTTCGATATCTGGCGCCGCTGA
- a CDS encoding glycosyltransferase family 2 protein gives MTKSFALIPAHNEILTVRQVVEETIPLVDRVIVVDDGSTDGTAGSLSETSAVVRRHDINLGKGDRLVEGFQAAIDQGATAVIVLDADMQHDPADIPKFLAKHQETPLAIVMGDRSADMENMPGTRRKGIKFGNFFIGWACGRRIKDAQCGMRLYPATALKRLDIPKRHIGGFKFETAVLLHAAEKGISFEYVPLKARYEGFVLRPSHFDPLRDFMRLFGLVTEFLLLRGLRPMGFLKALGLIDQKHYRGETK, from the coding sequence ATGACCAAATCCTTTGCACTGATCCCGGCGCATAACGAGATCCTGACCGTGCGGCAGGTGGTCGAGGAAACCATTCCTTTGGTGGACCGGGTGATTGTGGTTGATGACGGTTCAACGGATGGCACAGCGGGTTCCTTATCCGAGACCAGTGCCGTTGTGCGGCGCCACGACATCAACCTGGGCAAGGGGGATCGCCTGGTCGAAGGCTTCCAGGCGGCAATTGACCAAGGTGCAACTGCGGTAATCGTGCTGGATGCGGATATGCAGCATGACCCTGCGGATATCCCCAAATTCCTCGCAAAGCATCAGGAAACGCCCCTGGCCATTGTCATGGGGGATCGCTCCGCCGATATGGAAAACATGCCTGGGACCCGCCGCAAAGGCATCAAATTCGGCAACTTCTTTATTGGCTGGGCCTGTGGCCGCAGGATTAAAGACGCCCAATGTGGCATGCGGCTCTACCCGGCGACCGCCTTGAAACGCCTGGACATCCCCAAGCGCCATATCGGGGGGTTCAAGTTCGAAACCGCCGTGTTGCTCCATGCCGCGGAAAAGGGCATTTCCTTTGAATATGTCCCCCTCAAAGCCCGTTATGAGGGCTTTGTCCTCCGCCCGAGCCATTTTGACCCCCTGCGTGACTTCATGCGGCTTTTTGGGCTCGTCACGGAATTCCTACTTCTTAGAGGCCTGCGCCCAATGGGCTTTTTGAAGGCCTTGGGACTTATTGACCAGAAACATTATCGAGGAGAGACGAAATGA
- a CDS encoding class I SAM-dependent methyltransferase, with amino-acid sequence MSDGNKPIVVGEYYESQAEKQAFLRQVFDDTAKNYEAIAKWGWFGSGDWYRREALRRNGVTSEMRVLDVATGTGQVARALMTILDDPKQIECVEPSAGMIAEAKKRVPVTFHQSTAERLPVESKSFDFLTMGFALRHVDSLDDSFTEYHRVLKDGGKVLIMDVTVPEKAIPKALFRLYFKHILPTVAMILTRDRNVFRLMRYYWESMDQMVPIENVLDSLRKAGFTTVEHNLLLGCFSEYVARR; translated from the coding sequence ATGTCCGACGGCAACAAACCAATCGTAGTTGGTGAGTATTACGAGTCACAGGCAGAAAAGCAGGCCTTCCTGCGTCAGGTGTTTGACGACACCGCCAAAAACTATGAGGCCATCGCAAAATGGGGCTGGTTCGGCTCTGGCGACTGGTATCGCCGCGAGGCCCTGCGCCGCAATGGTGTGACCTCCGAGATGCGCGTTCTTGATGTTGCCACAGGCACCGGTCAGGTGGCACGGGCGTTGATGACCATTCTGGATGACCCTAAACAGATTGAATGCGTTGAACCCTCGGCCGGCATGATCGCAGAGGCCAAGAAACGTGTTCCGGTGACCTTCCACCAGTCCACGGCAGAAAGACTGCCCGTAGAAAGCAAAAGCTTCGACTTTCTGACCATGGGCTTTGCCCTGCGTCATGTGGACAGCCTCGATGACAGTTTTACAGAATATCACCGCGTTCTGAAAGACGGCGGCAAGGTGCTGATCATGGATGTGACAGTACCAGAAAAAGCCATTCCCAAAGCCCTGTTCCGCCTCTACTTCAAACACATTTTGCCCACAGTCGCGATGATCCTGACCAGAGACCGGAATGTCTTTCGCCTGATGCGCTATTACTGGGAATCCATGGATCAGATGGTGCCAATCGAAAACGTCTTGGACAGCCTGCGCAAAGCCGGGTTCACGACGGTCGAGCACAACTTATTGCTGGGCTGTTTTTCTGAATATGTCGCGCGCCGCTAG
- a CDS encoding lysophospholipid acyltransferase family protein: MDTLAREETVQSKRLLPYLAAWLRTRVYEVFVFLVSICAGACIIIYLHWRPTPVLVRRLLRFWSCGYIYGAKYILGVTYKIEGQEHIPTGPVIYMGNHLTAWESVMMTVLVPHVNMVTKRAAMTIPVFGWGLKHAPMTPIDPDTPGKNIRRLLKEGKASIREGRSMVIFPEGSRVPIGETRPYARGFEILYKHCGVPVVPFVTDSGLHWPSGYSTKPPAEITLRFLPPIEAGKGPNEFATELEETVRTEAAKLLGPQVQACET, from the coding sequence ATGGATACCTTAGCCCGCGAAGAAACCGTTCAGTCAAAGCGACTTTTGCCCTATTTGGCTGCTTGGTTGAGAACCCGCGTCTATGAGGTTTTTGTCTTCCTGGTCAGTATTTGCGCCGGGGCTTGCATCATTATTTACCTGCATTGGCGACCCACGCCTGTGTTGGTACGTCGGTTGCTACGATTTTGGTCCTGTGGCTATATCTATGGGGCAAAATACATCCTAGGGGTGACTTATAAGATCGAAGGTCAGGAACATATTCCTACCGGGCCAGTGATCTATATGGGCAATCACCTTACCGCCTGGGAATCCGTGATGATGACGGTGCTGGTGCCCCATGTGAATATGGTGACCAAGCGCGCGGCCATGACTATTCCGGTGTTTGGTTGGGGTTTGAAACATGCTCCGATGACGCCCATTGATCCTGATACCCCCGGCAAGAACATCCGCCGCCTGTTGAAGGAGGGCAAGGCCTCGATCCGTGAGGGCAGGAGCATGGTCATTTTTCCAGAAGGATCCCGCGTTCCTATCGGGGAAACACGCCCCTATGCGCGGGGGTTTGAAATCCTGTACAAACACTGCGGCGTGCCGGTTGTACCCTTTGTGACGGATTCAGGTTTGCATTGGCCATCGGGCTATTCGACAAAACCGCCTGCGGAAATCACCCTTCGGTTTCTGCCGCCCATCGAAGCGGGCAAAGGCCCAAATGAATTTGCAACGGAGCTGGAAGAAACTGTTCGCACGGAAGCGGCCAAATTGTTGGGCCCTCAAGTTCAGGCGTGCGAGACCTGA
- a CDS encoding AMP-binding protein, producing the protein MYAAERKLFFSKDGVVDQKQFVTDLAALRRRLQGAGSICNLFQDRYQFALGIVAGLLNRQAIILPPSLAPEAIRSSIADAPAPFILSDNADHDALAARLASEYGQSEQVESWDYAALLQDNPTEIRVYSSGSTKQPKCNVKTWKMLRGGAAITDQIIQDLDAQPTEIGLLGTTPHGHMYGLEATIFATLGFGHATYRDTIFYPADLEAAIEAARACGISKLVLITSPAHLRFLEAAILAAPEIICVLSATAPFPRALAQKLAARENLKVMEIYGSTETGSMALRQTAFEEAWSLSAGFELKKAQATCLATAPHLPDPIALEDEIEQHPDGRFTLLGRAGDMVSVRGKRSQLAALNAILSEVAEISDGVFLHAKRGESDALAIAVVPHPGSSLSEAQIRSLVRRHLLLHLDAAFVPKKLLFLPEISRSATGKITRATTVDLLKKAGMLN; encoded by the coding sequence ATGTACGCAGCAGAAAGAAAACTGTTCTTTTCAAAAGATGGCGTTGTTGATCAAAAGCAATTCGTCACGGATCTTGCGGCCTTGCGTCGTCGATTGCAGGGGGCGGGTTCGATCTGCAACCTGTTCCAGGACCGCTATCAGTTCGCCCTGGGCATTGTCGCCGGGTTGCTGAACAGACAGGCCATTATCCTGCCGCCTTCGCTGGCACCTGAAGCGATCCGGTCCTCGATTGCCGATGCCCCTGCCCCGTTCATTCTGAGCGACAACGCAGATCATGACGCACTCGCTGCCCGCCTGGCTTCTGAATATGGGCAGTCCGAACAGGTGGAGAGCTGGGATTATGCAGCCTTGCTGCAAGACAATCCCACAGAAATTCGTGTGTATAGTTCAGGTTCGACCAAGCAGCCAAAATGCAATGTCAAAACCTGGAAGATGCTGCGTGGCGGTGCAGCAATTACAGATCAGATCATACAGGATCTGGACGCGCAGCCGACAGAGATTGGTCTGCTGGGCACCACGCCGCATGGTCATATGTACGGGCTGGAGGCCACGATTTTTGCCACGCTTGGCTTTGGCCATGCCACCTATCGGGACACCATTTTTTACCCGGCGGACCTTGAAGCGGCGATTGAAGCGGCGCGCGCTTGCGGGATTTCCAAACTTGTGCTGATCACCAGCCCTGCACATCTGCGGTTTCTTGAGGCGGCTATATTGGCCGCGCCGGAAATCATCTGCGTGCTCTCTGCCACCGCGCCGTTTCCTCGGGCCCTGGCTCAGAAACTGGCCGCCAGAGAAAATCTAAAGGTCATGGAGATCTACGGCAGCACCGAGACCGGTTCTATGGCGCTGCGGCAAACCGCATTTGAGGAGGCCTGGAGTCTCTCGGCTGGGTTTGAGCTGAAAAAGGCGCAAGCAACCTGCCTGGCGACCGCACCGCATCTGCCGGACCCTATCGCGCTGGAAGACGAGATCGAGCAACATCCGGATGGGCGCTTTACCCTGCTTGGCCGCGCCGGCGACATGGTGAGCGTGCGTGGAAAACGGAGCCAGCTTGCCGCCCTGAATGCGATCCTTTCGGAGGTCGCAGAGATATCCGATGGGGTTTTCCTGCACGCCAAGCGCGGCGAGTCAGACGCCTTGGCCATTGCGGTGGTTCCACACCCGGGCAGTTCACTGTCTGAAGCACAGATACGCAGCCTGGTGCGTCGCCACCTTTTACTGCATCTCGACGCGGCCTTTGTTCCCAAAAAGCTGCTGTTTCTACCTGAAATTTCCCGCTCTGCCACCGGGAAGATAACCCGTGCGACAACAGTAGATCTGTTGAAGAAGGCCGGGATGCTGAACTAG